Genomic window (Staphylococcus debuckii):
GGTGTGATTTCTGAAACTACAGAATCAGCAGTGATGACCAGCTTAAATCAATACTTTAAACCTGAAATTCTCAATCGTATGGATGACATTGTGCTCTTCCGTCCATTATCAGTTGGCGACATGAGTATGATTGTAGAAAAAATCCTTACAGAACTTAATATTCGCTTACTTGATCAACGTATTTCTATTGAAGTGTCAGATGCAGCGAAAAAATGGTTAGGTGAAGAAGCTTACGAACCTCAATTTGGTGCAAGACCTTTAAAACGTTTTGTACAACGTCAAATTGAAACACCATTAGCACGTATGATGATTAAAGAATCTTTACCAGAAGGTACCACTGTAAAAGTTGATTTAGGTGAGAATGAATTAAACTTCAAAGTAGAAGAAGCATCATTAAATTAATGAAGAACATGAAAAGGCTGGAATCTCTTAATTTTAAGAGATTCCAGCCTTTTTAAAATAAATTTATCACTGTTTGCTGTCTTCAACAGGAGTTGAATCTTTAACTGGTTTCATGAGTGCATCTAAAATTGCGACTACAATTGTGAAGATGACTGCAAATACGATTGGGATAATAAAATTCAATTTACCGCCGCCTGCTAAACTGTTTAATACAAAGTTCACCATTTCAAGCAGCAATACTGACCAGAATAGTACCATAATGTATCTCATCTGTAGTGCCTCCATAGAATTATCTTTAGTTTAATTATAGATTACAACAAGAACTTTGTATAGTGATGATAGTAAAATTGAGTATTTTCTCTGGATTTAATTTTAATCTGCATATCAGAATAATTGTGATACAGGGCCTCAGATATTATAATAGTAGAAGTAATTCCATAAGATATGATAGTTAAAGCACTTGTATTTAAAAAGTGGAATATGATAAATTAATACCTGGTATTAAAAATTTTTTAAGAAGGTGTAAAACCATGGACGTGGGTATTAAAGGTTTCGGAACTTATGTTCCGGAAAAGGTAGTTGACAATGCCTATTTTGAAAGTTTTTTAGAAACATCAGATGAATGGATTTCTAAAATGACAGGAATTAAAGAACGCAGATGGGCAGGAGAAGATCAAGAAACATCAGATCTTGCATATGAAGCGAGCGTTAAAGCAATTAAAGATGCAGGTATTCAACCTGAAGATATAGATATGGTTATCGTGGCAACTTCAACTGGAGATTTTCCATTTCCAACTGTAGCTAATATGCTTCAAGAGCGACTTGGATTAGGTAAAGTAGCGACAATGGATCAACTTGCAGCTTGTTCAGGCTTTATGTATTCATTAATTACTGCTAAACAATATGTATTATCAGGCGATTATCAAAATATATTAGTAGTCGGTGTAGATAAATTATCTAAAATCACAAATATGACGGACCGCTCTACTGCTATTCTTTTCGGAGACGGCGCAGGTGCTGCTGTAATAGGTGAAGTGTCAGAAGGACGCGGAATTATCAGTTACGAAATGGGCTCTGACGGCAGTGGCGGTAAATATTTATATCTTAATCCGGAAAATGGTAAAATCTTCATGAATGGGCGTGAAGTCTTTAAATTTGCAGTACGTATTATGGGAGAAGCTTCACGTAATGTAGTTGATAAAGCAGGTATGACTGCAGATGACGTAGATATGTTTATTCCACATCAAGCGAATATCAGAATTATGGAATCAGCTCGAGAACGTTTAGGAATCCCTAAAGAAAAAATGAGCGTTTCAGTAAATAAATACGGCAATACTTCAGCGGCTTCTATTCCGTTAAGTATCGGCCAAGAACTTGAAAACGGCAGAATTAAAGATGATGATGTCTTAGTTCTTGTTGGATTCGGCGGCGGCCTGACTTGGGGCGCAATTACACTAAGATGGGGAAAATAGGAGGATAAAGTATGAGCAAAGAGCAACGCGTTGTAATTACAGGACTAGGCGCATTATCTCCACTAGGTAATGATGCACAAACTTCATGGGAAAATGCCTTGAAAGGTGTAAATGGTATTGATGAAATTACACGCATCGATACTTCTGATTATAATGTACACCTAGGCGGAGAACTAAAAGACTTTAATATTGAA
Coding sequences:
- a CDS encoding beta-ketoacyl-ACP synthase III; translated protein: MDVGIKGFGTYVPEKVVDNAYFESFLETSDEWISKMTGIKERRWAGEDQETSDLAYEASVKAIKDAGIQPEDIDMVIVATSTGDFPFPTVANMLQERLGLGKVATMDQLAACSGFMYSLITAKQYVLSGDYQNILVVGVDKLSKITNMTDRSTAILFGDGAGAAVIGEVSEGRGIISYEMGSDGSGGKYLYLNPENGKIFMNGREVFKFAVRIMGEASRNVVDKAGMTADDVDMFIPHQANIRIMESARERLGIPKEKMSVSVNKYGNTSAASIPLSIGQELENGRIKDDDVLVLVGFGGGLTWGAITLRWGK
- a CDS encoding YjzD family protein — protein: MRYIMVLFWSVLLLEMVNFVLNSLAGGGKLNFIIPIVFAVIFTIVVAILDALMKPVKDSTPVEDSKQ